The Agelaius phoeniceus isolate bAgePho1 chromosome Z, bAgePho1.hap1, whole genome shotgun sequence genomic interval ACATCATGACACAACTAATGCTGAATGAGATAAAAGGTTTAGACCAGTACAACTGGCTATTGGATGGTAAGTTATCATGTTGGATGTCACTATATATGGACAGAAAATCTGCTCTGGAAAACTTGGGACCGCTTTGGTTGCTGGTAGCCAGCTTGTTGTGAAACTTTCAGCAGATAGTCTGCCCCAGTTTCTTTGGCTGACAAATGCTTTGGACGTACCCTGCCCTCAGAACATTACAGGGATATTTAACTCATGTTAAAAAGGGTAGTTCAACACTCcagaaaaatttcaaaactGGCACGCTGGTATTTTTTATGATAATTCATATGGTATTTCCCCATTAAAATAGGCATTGAGAAGTTTCTTTTTAgaatattttcttattaaagTCCTTGGGGAATGGAAAACTTTTGAAGGATGAGGCTTTGGAATTATCTAAACAGCAAGGTAGGAATGTGATGCAGTAACAAGATAAGTATGGAAAAGTACTGCAGCAGTGTGGAGTGTAATCAAAACTATTGCTCAACTGCCCTAAGAGGTCTCCTTCATTTGCTGTTTGGTTCTGTTCTCCAGAGTGAACTGTTTTGCAGTTCTGCAGTGTAAGCTCATTGCTTCAGCATTCTTCCTAGAGAGAAAATGCATTTGCTGTTGTCTCATGAACTGGATGGCTCTTGTTATTCCAGCCCCCGAGAGAACAGTTGGATGCCCAGCACAAAAACAGTGTCTAGGCTGGATACGTGTTTTTTCAGACTAGTCACAACCTGCCTCAGTACATAAAAAAGTTATTGGTGTAGCTTTCTATTTAGAGGGAGTGAAAAATCCACAGTGGCCTCTCTCCCTAAGTGCTTTATTATAGTTATATTTGTATAGTTGCTTCTACATACAGTGATATGTTCTCGTGGCTTTAGTCACAGCTGGGCTCCTTCCTGAGAGAAAGGCTTTATTCCCACAGTGAACAGTACAATGAAACCTACACCATAAAGCAAAGAATGGCAgatactgggtttttttcctttagtttcAGGTCCCATGTACACACAGTTCTAGTCTTGTGGATCTGGATGTGTAGCAGTATAGTAGTATAGCAGTATAGTAGTAGTAGCTGTGCCCAcggcagctctcagcaggaggaTTGTGTCAAGACCATAAGAGAATAAATCAATTTCTGCAGCATGTTAATGTGCTTCTGCCTTTAAACTTATGCAGCAGAAAGTTTGTCTGCATCAGCATTTGTAATGAAACCCAGTGAATTACTCTAGGGATAACTCTGGCATAATGGGCTTCACAGGAGCAACACTGTTCTGTTGAAATATGTTAACCCATAATCTTAAGTTTGGTAACTGCAATGCAGAACAAACAGATGGGGTCAGTTAGCTCAAACCAGAGCTGCTGAACTGATTGCATGTTCACTTAGCCAAACACTCATTTACTGCCTTGCAATAGGTTGGTGGCTTCTGGAGTCATAGCAGATGTAGCAGTCTGAGTTGTATGTGTCTGTGGGTGTAATCCATTTAGATTTACATGCTGTATAATCTAGAGCACTTTTCTCTGTGTTCCTGGAATCTTCATAATTCATCACCTCTTGCAGATCTTTTTCTGTATAGAGAGAACACTATGTAGAAAATGTCAGTTCAATTTCAATGAAATGCTTTCCTAAAAGCACTTCAATTTGTTGAGGAATTTTCTCATTACTCAGTCCGAAGCAAACTCAATTTCAGCTGCATAACTTAGAAACATGGTGGCTGCTAATAGTAAGAAAGAACAGCAGTTCTTGAACAGTGTTCAACATCAGTGTTGAAGACCTGGCTCTTCCTCTGCTCTTACCATTTAGAAGCACTTTCATGCAATAATGTGAATGGGTGAGAAATAGGATGAGGGCAGCTCATGACTATGATGCATGCCAGGTGCAAAAGACTTAATGCACAAGCAAGGACTTGGTCTGAGTTAATAAACTCTGTCTTTTTGTAATGTTTTTCCTTACTCATGCAATGGACAGATCAACATTATGCAAGAGTTTCTTAAGTTTGTGCCTATTGGTACTTGCCTTTATGAAGAAGTTTACTTGTACAGTATGATGCAAATTAGAAGCTACTGAAGAAAATGAGACTATTCTAGAGCTTTTTGAGGAGAGGAACTGTTCCAGTGAGTATAGGACACAATAGCATGTTCTGCAGTAGCTTTGACCACTGAAGGTCTTTGCTCaatatttcatttcaaattCTTTGTGGAGATGTTGGCTTTCTTGTTCTTTGTCCCCACTGCACTCCTCTTAAGTTCCACTAGATTATCTAATAGTTTAAGGCATAGAATAGGGAGCCACAGAGTTCATGGGGAAAAATTCAGCATCTCTGAAGTGAAGAGACAGGTTCCTGATCAGCCTGAGTGTTCTCACAGTCATCGTATCTGAGGACAGTTTGATACACTAAAACTTTCACAAACCTTCTAAATCCTGTACTGCCTCTGGTAAATGGATTTGGCTTACTGCGACTGAATAAAACAGGTTTGTAATGGCCACCACCTTAAGCCAGACTTACACAGCTCTGAAAGTGAGATATATCACAAATGTTTCTAGGTGGTTCTGAGGGAAACTCTTCACTGGAGCTTTTATTATTCCAAATACAGTGCTTTTATTCAGTGTAGTGGTATATggtgtatatataaatatagggTCTTTTTTCACTTAGTTTTTGCACTCTTGGGAAGATTATTAGatgaaatgaagaaataaaagctgggAGGcattaaaaaagttaaaatgcCATGACACACTGAAAGATATTGGAAAATCTGATGTCTCTTCCATCTTTATAGAACATGACaatgctttttggtttttttgctgtgtaacaattattttctttaatgacTCAATCCAGGTAATTTTTGCTATAACTCTGCTTTCAGAATTTTATGAAgttgtttcctttaaaaaggTTTCCCCAGAACAGTTGCTCAGGCAGAAGCGCTCGATAAAGAATGTCACATAGACACCGTGATTGACCTAGACGTGCCATTTGAGACCATAAAGGGTCGGCTTACAGCACGCTGGATCCACCCTGCCAGTGGCAGAGTCTACAATCTCGAATTCAGTCCTCCCAAAGTGCAGGTAAGCAATATGCATTGGTGTTGGCACTAAATAAAGTACTGCATTGTGTTTGCTAGCTGCAGTAAAATATTGTTTGCATAATGTGtttcaaaacacagcagctcagaacaAAAAGGCTCATCTCATTTCTTGGGAGTGTGGAATCTTTCTGTTAACACTGTGCTGGTATGAGGGTATGTTAGTGACCTGGCAGAACTTTAAGGTGTTGGACAACGTTATTTGTCCCCTGCAGAGCAGAACACCATGATGTTTTGTAAGCACTTGTTAAAGCTGTTCACTGATCTGGCATACTGTCTGCCTTGTGCACTGGCACAGGATCTGGGCATGGTCTTAGCCTGTTTGCAGCCTGTACAGTCCAAAATGtagatttcttttccttcctccagaGGAGTAATGCTTTATATACAGGAAACACCAAACCAGCAGTCAGAGGAATCCACTTAATGCTTTCCCTGTGTTTATATTTAACCAAGATGGGTATTTTCAAGGGAAGAGCTGCTGTACTGCAAAACTGGATGTAGAAACTTTCAAGTCAGGGAAGCTTTTCAACAGATTAATTTTTAACAGATTTTTATGACTTGAGATATCCTAAAGAGGAGATTGAAGATAAAGACTGTACATTGTTCCCTTAAATTTTTTCAAGAACAATTTGCTTTAGTGCAACTCAGCTAAAACTGTATTTCATCCTTAACTCTAAATAACTTAGCTGTTGTGGCATCACATTTCACTTGGAAGCTCTATTAATTTACATCAGATATAGAGCAGGCCCTGTAGCTTTTGAATTTTAGTGTTGCAGGAAAAGAGGACAGCTTGAAATACCAGGTAAGCACTGGAAGTGAGCAACTGAAAATATtgcctttgttttgtttaaaacaagGTGCTTAAAGTCATGGTTATTTTCAATTGCAGAAGAGCACAGGCAAGATGGAACAGAGAATTCTCAGACTTACCAGAGTAGGCTTCAGCTGCCAGAGCTTTGCTATTTAGGATCTGTCTTACCTTTCACTAATTAGCAGACTTACCACAACACAGTGGACTGCAATACTTAAATTGAAAACATGGAATAGAGCTAAACAGGTGAAATACAGTTGTCTCTATTATCTTAATAAACCTGCAAAATGCTTGCTTACTTAGTAGGAACATTCACACATTAGGTCCCTACCTCTGCAGGGAAAGCTTCAGCTGACTCTCATGCCATTTTTTTGTACAGCTGTTGTTAAATAATAGCTCTTCCGTTTTGTAACTTAAAATCAAATGGCCATTAACTCCTTTGCCCATTTTAGTATTGTCAAATGAAGGTCCAATTGGTCTCTTATTTCTTGTTATACAGGAATATATTACCAACAGTATTGTTTTCTCTTGCATGTGAAGGTTTTGTCTTCATATTCCCCATATTCTATGAATGTTCCAGAGGACAAATTAGTCAAGTTACTATGATCTAATATTCACTGGCAAtactgagaaaatatttttaattgacaGACTGTTTTACTGGAAAGTCAACAACTTAACATTCCAGACAAGaacacaggcagcagcctcTCTTTATAAGCAGAAATCTACACCCTGATTAAGTGGAAATTGGTCataatttaaatagaaaatgaCATAAAGCATGCTTAAAGAGAAGTAAAAAGTATACTCTGGTATTTGCTTTTAACCATGATTAGGGAATTGATGACATTACTGGCGAGCCCCTTGTTCAGCGTGATGATGACAAGCCAGAGACTGTCAGCAAGAGGCTCCAGGCTTATGATGCACAAACAAAACCCGTCCTAGAATATTATCGGTAAGTAGTAAAATCTGTTCTTCCACGTTCCAAAATCTTACTGTGCATCAGCATAGTGAGGAACAGATCTCTCTGCTACAGAATATATTATACCACAACAGTGAGTGTGGTGTGAGTAACTGTGTAGCTTTCATGAACTCAGTCAGAAATCAACCCAGCAGAATGAGTATGATTTTCCAGGGCTGCATGAGACCTTCTGGAACCTGTATGGTAAAATAACCTGCCACTGCAGCCAGCCACATTTAGCTTCATAAAGACTGCTATGCATTACTCAATACATCATAGTACTGCTATGAGCAACAACAGCTCTGGTGGGTGAGGTAACAGACAGTTCCTTTTTTTGCAAGAATTtacaatattttgttttctggatGTATAAGTAGAACTCTGCTAATAAGTGCAAGGGGTCAAGAAGCCATACACAAATAGAGAAACTGTTAATGAGGATTTAAATGTGGCTGTTCTAAGAACAGGACTGTGACTGGAACCAACTAGCAAGACGCTTTAGGAATAAGTAGCTAATTCAGAATTGTCATTTGCATTGT includes:
- the AK3 gene encoding GTP:AMP phosphotransferase AK3, mitochondrial isoform X1 — its product is MVARPLLRAVIMGPPGSGKGTVSARIIKHFGVKHLSSGDLLRDNMQKKTEVGILAKSYIDQGQLIPDHIMTQLMLNEIKGLDQYNWLLDGFPRTVAQAEALDKECHIDTVIDLDVPFETIKGRLTARWIHPASGRVYNLEFSPPKVQGIDDITGEPLVQRDDDKPETVSKRLQAYDAQTKPVLEYYRKKGLLKSFSGTETNKIWPHIYAFLQTKLPDVSQKDATNPR
- the AK3 gene encoding GTP:AMP phosphotransferase AK3, mitochondrial isoform X2 codes for the protein MVARPLLRAVIMGPPGSGKGTVSARIIKHFGVKHLSSGDLLRDNMQKKTEVGILAKSYIDQGQLIPDHIMTQLMLNEIKGLDQYNWLLDGFPRTVAQAEALDKECHIDTVIDLDVPFETIKGRLTARWIHPASGRVYNLEFSPPKVQGIDDITGEPLVQRDDDKPETVSKRLQAYDAQTKPVLEYYRTVEQKSMSSLHFCGGLTGNVFFGMLCLGQWIFRL
- the AK3 gene encoding GTP:AMP phosphotransferase AK3, mitochondrial isoform X3 translates to MTQLMLNEIKGLDQYNWLLDGFPRTVAQAEALDKECHIDTVIDLDVPFETIKGRLTARWIHPASGRVYNLEFSPPKVQGIDDITGEPLVQRDDDKPETVSKRLQAYDAQTKPVLEYYRKKGLLKSFSGTETNKIWPHIYAFLQTKLPDVSQKDATNPR